One window of Sinorhizobium fredii NGR234 genomic DNA carries:
- the lptM gene encoding LPS translocon maturation chaperone LptM, whose amino-acid sequence MTLTKAARLALLLAIPGLVLTGCGRKGDLDRPGATTSINTKAPAGTAEPKETVEDRPFLLDPLL is encoded by the coding sequence ATGACATTGACGAAGGCGGCCCGGCTTGCGCTGCTGCTGGCGATTCCGGGCCTGGTGCTCACCGGTTGCGGGCGCAAGGGCGACCTCGACCGGCCGGGCGCCACGACCTCGATCAACACGAAAGCGCCCGCCGGGACCGCCGAACCGAAGGAGACGGTCGAGGACCGCCCCTTCCTGCTTGATCCCCTCCTCTGA
- the lysA gene encoding diaminopimelate decarboxylase: MNHFDYRDGILYAEDVPVTDIARAVGTPFYCYSTATLERHYRVFAQAFADVDAMVCYAMKANSNQAVLKTLGRLGAGIDVVSEGELRRALAAGIPAERIMFSGVGKTPREMDLGLEAGIYCFNVESEPELEILNQRAVRAGKQAHVSFRINPDVDARTHAKISTGKKENKFGISWERARAVYAHAATLPGIKVTGIDMHIGSQITELQPFDDAFKLLRELVDTLRSDGHAIDHVDIGGGLGIPYREDNNPPPLPDAYADIVKNQLKGLDCKIVTEPGRLIVGNAGILVTEVIYVKDGGEKTFVIVDGAMNDLIRPTLYEAYHEIRPVKISAANAPRIKADVVGPVCETGDYLALDREMAMPKPGDLFAIGSAGAYGAVQAGTYNSRLLVPEVLVKGDRFHVIRPRKDYDALIDLDSVPDWLD, from the coding sequence GTGAACCATTTCGACTATCGCGACGGAATCCTCTACGCCGAAGACGTGCCCGTTACGGATATCGCCCGCGCCGTCGGCACGCCGTTCTACTGCTATTCCACTGCCACGCTCGAGCGCCACTATCGGGTCTTCGCGCAAGCCTTCGCCGATGTCGATGCGATGGTCTGTTACGCGATGAAGGCCAATTCCAATCAGGCCGTCCTGAAGACCCTCGGCCGGCTCGGCGCCGGCATCGACGTGGTCTCCGAAGGTGAGTTGCGTCGCGCTCTTGCCGCCGGCATTCCTGCCGAGCGGATCATGTTTTCCGGCGTCGGCAAGACCCCGCGTGAAATGGATCTGGGGCTGGAAGCCGGCATCTATTGCTTCAACGTCGAGTCCGAGCCGGAGCTGGAAATCCTCAACCAGCGGGCCGTGCGCGCCGGCAAGCAGGCGCATGTTTCCTTCCGCATCAATCCGGACGTCGACGCCCGCACCCATGCGAAGATCTCGACCGGCAAGAAGGAAAACAAGTTTGGTATTTCCTGGGAGCGGGCGCGGGCCGTCTATGCCCATGCGGCGACGCTCCCGGGTATCAAGGTGACCGGCATCGACATGCATATCGGCAGCCAGATCACCGAGCTGCAGCCCTTCGATGACGCCTTCAAGCTGTTGCGCGAACTGGTCGATACGCTGCGCTCCGATGGCCACGCCATCGACCATGTCGATATCGGCGGCGGCCTCGGCATTCCCTATCGGGAAGACAACAATCCGCCGCCGCTCCCCGATGCCTATGCCGATATCGTCAAGAACCAGCTCAAGGGCCTCGACTGCAAGATCGTCACCGAACCGGGGCGTCTGATCGTCGGCAACGCCGGCATTCTCGTCACCGAAGTGATCTATGTGAAGGATGGCGGCGAAAAGACCTTCGTCATCGTCGACGGGGCGATGAACGACCTGATCCGGCCGACCCTCTACGAGGCCTATCACGAGATCAGGCCGGTGAAGATTTCCGCCGCCAACGCGCCGCGCATCAAGGCCGACGTGGTGGGTCCTGTCTGCGAGACGGGCGACTATCTGGCGCTCGACCGGGAAATGGCAATGCCCAAGCCGGGCGACCTTTTCGCGATCGGCTCGGCAGGCGCTTACGGCGCGGTCCAAGCCGGCACCTATAACAGCCGACTTTTGGTGCCCGAGGTTCTTGTCAAGGGCGATCGTTTCCAC